The following coding sequences are from one Paenibacillus stellifer window:
- the nspC gene encoding carboxynorspermidine decarboxylase, with protein MTELDFGAVPSPSYVVDERLLIKNLELLKSVQDRTGAHILLAQKGFSMHSLYPLVGQYLKGVTSSSLFEARLGYEKMGKEVHVYAPAYVDSEFDEMMKYSDHIVFNSFDQWNRYKAKVQSASKHISCGIRVNPEYSEIEIPLYDPCYNNSRLGVTLDNFRPEELEGIEGLHFHTMCEQNSDTLERTIKVVDEKFGPYLHGMKWLNFGGGHHITRPDYDVETLIRCINYMKDKYGVQIYLEPGEAIALFTGYLVATVLDVVKNGMEIAILDTSAECHMPDVLAMPYRPGIIGAGQAGEYEHTYRLGGLTCLAGDVIGDYSFHEPLKAGDRLVFTDMAHYTMVKNHMFNGVNLPSIVSFNEEEGIKVIRTFGYEDYAGRLS; from the coding sequence ATGACAGAACTTGATTTCGGCGCTGTCCCTTCGCCCAGCTATGTCGTCGACGAAAGACTTCTCATCAAAAATCTGGAGCTGCTGAAATCGGTGCAGGACCGCACCGGTGCACATATTTTGCTCGCGCAAAAAGGCTTCTCCATGCACAGTCTGTATCCGCTGGTCGGCCAGTACCTGAAAGGCGTAACATCCAGCTCCCTCTTCGAAGCCCGTCTCGGGTATGAGAAGATGGGCAAGGAGGTTCATGTGTACGCCCCGGCGTATGTCGATTCGGAGTTTGACGAGATGATGAAGTACAGCGATCATATCGTCTTCAATTCATTCGATCAGTGGAATCGCTACAAGGCTAAAGTGCAAAGCGCATCGAAGCACATCAGCTGCGGCATTCGCGTGAATCCCGAGTATTCCGAAATCGAGATTCCGCTGTACGATCCCTGCTATAACAATTCCAGACTCGGCGTGACGCTGGATAACTTCCGGCCGGAAGAGCTGGAAGGCATCGAAGGCCTGCATTTCCACACGATGTGCGAGCAGAACTCCGACACGCTGGAGCGGACGATCAAGGTCGTGGACGAGAAATTCGGCCCGTACCTCCACGGAATGAAGTGGCTCAATTTCGGCGGCGGGCATCATATTACCCGTCCGGACTACGATGTGGAGACGCTGATCCGGTGCATCAATTATATGAAGGACAAATATGGCGTCCAGATTTACCTGGAGCCGGGCGAAGCCATCGCCCTGTTCACCGGCTATCTGGTAGCGACGGTGCTCGATGTCGTCAAGAATGGGATGGAGATCGCCATTCTCGACACTTCGGCGGAATGCCATATGCCGGACGTGCTGGCTATGCCGTACCGTCCCGGCATTATCGGGGCAGGCCAGGCCGGCGAGTACGAGCATACGTACCGATTGGGCGGCCTGACCTGTCTCGCCGGAGACGTCATCGGCGATTACTCGTTCCACGAGCCGCTGAAGGCTGGCGACCGCTTGGTGTTCACCGACATGGCGCATTACACCATGGTGAAGAACCATATGTTCAACGGCGTGAACCTGCCGTCGATCGTCTCCTTCAATGAAGAGGAAGGCATCAAAGTCATCCGTACATTTGGTTATGAGGATTACGCAGGACGTTTGTCTTGA
- a CDS encoding alpha/beta hydrolase → MNNKIILEPAAQKFVEDTANPPYLYELGPEQGRKAVDEAQSGEILKPEVEIEDLTIPGGPSGQVSIRIMHPVGSSGPLPVILYTHGAGWVFGNAHTHDNLIRKLVAGTGAALVFTNYSLSPEAKYPTAIEEIYAVLEWIAEQGAGHGFDPSRLAVAGDSVGGNMSAAITLMAKERKGPAIARQLLFYPVTDASFDTESYHQFAKGYFLHRDGMKWFWDQYTTDESQRNEITASPLRATVDDLRGLPAALVITGEADVLHDEGEAYANKLREAGVPVTAVRYQGIIHDFVMLNALAETNAAQSALSLAASWLKEGFQQ, encoded by the coding sequence GTGAATAACAAGATTATTCTAGAGCCCGCAGCACAGAAGTTTGTTGAAGATACGGCGAATCCTCCTTATTTGTATGAGCTTGGCCCGGAACAAGGCCGCAAGGCCGTCGATGAAGCCCAATCCGGCGAAATACTTAAGCCCGAGGTGGAGATCGAGGATCTTACGATTCCGGGAGGCCCTTCGGGTCAGGTCTCCATTCGGATCATGCACCCTGTCGGCTCGTCCGGACCGCTGCCCGTCATTCTCTACACACATGGCGCAGGATGGGTATTCGGCAATGCGCACACGCACGACAACCTGATCCGAAAGCTGGTAGCCGGTACCGGAGCAGCGCTCGTCTTCACCAACTACAGCCTGTCGCCGGAAGCAAAGTATCCGACCGCGATCGAAGAAATCTACGCCGTACTGGAGTGGATTGCAGAGCAGGGAGCCGGGCACGGCTTTGACCCGTCCCGCCTGGCTGTTGCCGGCGACAGCGTTGGCGGCAATATGTCTGCGGCCATTACACTGATGGCCAAAGAGCGCAAAGGGCCGGCGATTGCCCGGCAGCTGCTGTTCTATCCAGTGACGGATGCATCATTTGATACGGAGTCTTACCACCAATTCGCCAAAGGCTATTTCCTGCACCGCGACGGGATGAAGTGGTTCTGGGACCAGTACACGACGGATGAAAGTCAGCGGAACGAAATTACCGCATCTCCGCTGCGGGCAACCGTTGACGATCTGCGCGGCCTTCCCGCCGCTCTCGTCATCACCGGCGAAGCCGATGTGCTTCACGACGAGGGCGAGGCCTATGCGAACAAGCTGCGCGAGGCCGGCGTTCCGGTAACCGCGGTGCGCTATCAGGGCATCATTCATGACTTCGTCATGCTGAATGCCCTGGCAGAGACGAACGCGGCCCAAAGTGCGCTCTCCCTGGCCGCTAGCTGGCTGAAGGAAGGCTTTCAGCAATAA
- a CDS encoding ABC transporter ATP-binding protein yields MQLNSSYIEVRDVNKSYGGQDVLKAVSFTIEKGSIVGLLGPNGTGKTTLVRLLNGVILPDRGTLRVNGYDPITEGNAIRRISGVVTEGAGLYHDMSGVANLRFFAKLYNCFIEERIQALLGQFGLEGAQEKKVGSYSTGMKKRLALAKAMLHQPEILFLDEPTNGLDPEGINQVVTDLKAMNETYGTTIILCSHVLHQLEPLCHTYIFMKNGTILDTGTKKELEKKHLKTIQLKLTTGLTVEGDAYAGYPARRLGPSEVQLELASTDQISALLRQVLQATWVHSAEIMNHDLESLYFNLGGNNDEPEPNHRDRTERY; encoded by the coding sequence ATGCAGCTGAATTCATCTTACATTGAAGTTCGCGACGTGAATAAGAGCTACGGCGGACAGGACGTGTTGAAGGCTGTCTCTTTCACGATTGAGAAAGGAAGCATCGTTGGCCTGCTTGGGCCCAACGGCACCGGTAAGACCACCTTGGTACGCCTGCTGAATGGCGTCATTCTTCCCGACCGTGGAACGCTGCGGGTGAACGGGTACGACCCGATAACCGAGGGAAATGCGATCCGGCGCATTAGCGGTGTGGTCACAGAGGGTGCCGGGCTGTACCACGACATGAGCGGAGTCGCCAACTTGCGATTCTTTGCTAAGCTGTACAATTGTTTCATTGAGGAACGAATTCAAGCGTTGTTGGGGCAATTCGGCCTGGAAGGTGCACAAGAGAAAAAGGTCGGCAGCTACAGCACCGGCATGAAGAAACGTCTGGCCTTGGCGAAGGCGATGCTTCATCAGCCGGAGATCTTGTTCCTGGATGAGCCGACGAACGGACTCGATCCGGAAGGCATCAACCAAGTCGTGACCGATCTAAAGGCAATGAATGAGACTTACGGAACGACGATCATCCTCTGCTCTCATGTGCTGCATCAATTGGAGCCGCTATGTCACACTTATATTTTCATGAAGAATGGTACGATCCTGGATACCGGGACGAAAAAAGAGCTGGAGAAGAAACATCTGAAGACGATTCAACTCAAATTAACAACCGGACTGACCGTAGAAGGTGATGCATATGCGGGATATCCGGCCAGGCGACTGGGGCCGAGCGAGGTGCAGCTGGAGCTGGCATCAACCGATCAGATTTCGGCGTTGCTCCGTCAAGTATTGCAAGCTACATGGGTGCACTCGGCAGAGATCATGAACCATGACTTAGAGTCGCTTTATTTCAACTTGGGGGGGAACAATGATGAACCGGAGCCAAATCATCGCGATCGCACAGAAAGATATTAG